The DNA sequence TGATGCTCATATTAAAAGCTAAGAGCATACCTGACTCATTACACcaccaaatttatttttcaaagacaTAACTTTTGAAAGACCCTTCTCTAGAGTTGATGGAAATTGCAATAGCCGAAGTGTATGACCAGTTGGAGCAGTGTCAAATACTATGACAGAATAATCCATTGTTTGCACCAATCTGCAGTAAATAAATCACGCAAACAGAGTAAACAGATGTATGAGTTGTATTTTTTGGCTAACTGCCACTTCTAATCTTTAGCCTTCTTTTGCTGATCTTTTGAGGTTTTAGCATGTAGCACCTGAGTCTTTGGTTTGCAATGGTCTGTTGTTATCTATTTACttatcaaaatttcattttgtaaataaattaaataatttaaaaagaaaaaagaaaaagaaaaaaagaagatagaTGACTATTTTTTGAGGTTTCTAATATTATTAACTAGGTGAATTTTGATACCCAAGAATGAAAAGAGGAGGCTTTCTTACTTTAGCATCTCTGCAAAGCTCATTGCTTCATCAATTCCAGGAATGGCATTTGCCAGCTCAGACACGAAACCATCCATTCCATCTGCACTGCCCATCTCTTCATTGTCAACTGATGGATCAACTTCCTGTTAAGGTTTGTaaccaagaaaatgaaattacaaaaaaacCACATGATAGTTTAACTTGCATAGATATTAATGCAGATAAAATGGATAAAGAGTAACAGATACAAAACCAAGTCCGGTAGTTCTTATATTTCTTTATTCAGCGACTAACCCAATATCAAAAGCAAAGATAAATGTCTCTAAATAATCAAAACACAACACCAAATTCCCTACAAATCTATAAAAAGAGATTCTGAAGAACAGAAAACCCATGAACTCATTGTGTCAAATTTCCCAAAGTACTAAATTCGGACAAATCTACCATCATAACCggcaaaaactataaaatacaAACTGGGCATTCCAAAACTCACACAAAGAAAACCCATgtcttaaaaatgaaaatcctCCACAATCCCAAGAAAGAAAACCAAACCCATAAGAAGTAGTAAAGCGAGGACTTACGgattgaaaaaactaaaaaaaaaaaaagtaccataGCATAGAGATTGGTGAAGCCATTAACGAGAGTAGGAATCTTGGTGAATCGCTGCTGAAAGGCATCACTGAGGTTGTGAGCAGGATCGGTGGAGATGATCAACACGGATGATCGAACGGTGGCGAGAAGGATCGAGAGGATTGAGCTACAGGTGGTCTTGCCCACACCGCCTTTACCACCCACGAAGACCCACTTCAGAGATTCTTGGTCCAGAATATTCTGCATACTCCCTTCTGGTATATCTATTTCTTCTTCTGCCATTTacacaactctctctctctctctccccctccctctgtgtttcttcttcttctacgctcagagaaaaatatacaaaataacaaataattatttatttaaaaaaatttaagagagagaaataaaaatggTTTTCTGGGTTTTTGTTAGGATGTTCTTCTGGTTCGAAAAACAGAGGGACGAGGAAGATCGAACTCGGCAAAGCGCCAAGGTCCTGATTTTCTGAGTTGCGTCTGCTT is a window from the Ziziphus jujuba cultivar Dongzao chromosome 11, ASM3175591v1 genome containing:
- the LOC107432679 gene encoding ATPase GET3A, which encodes MAEEEIDIPEGSMQNILDQESLKWVFVGGKGGVGKTTCSSILSILLATVRSSVLIISTDPAHNLSDAFQQRFTKIPTLVNGFTNLYAMEVDPSVDNEEMGSADGMDGFVSELANAIPGIDEAMSFAEMLKLVQTMDYSVIVFDTAPTGHTLRLLQFPSTLEKGLSKVMSLKNKFGGVMSQMTRMFGVDDDFGEDAILGKLEGMKDVIEKVNQQFRDPDMTTFVCVCIPEFLSLYETERLVQELTKFEIDTHNIIINQVIYDEEVVESKLLKARMRMQKRYLDQFYMLYDDFHITKLPLLPEEVTGVEALKEFSKHFLTPYKPPRFTGTVEELEEKISYLRQQLQDAEAELERLRKGKQKA